Within the Populus trichocarpa isolate Nisqually-1 chromosome 14, P.trichocarpa_v4.1, whole genome shotgun sequence genome, the region TAGATTTCTCATTTAAGAATGGAGTAAGCACTTCTCTTGTAATTTAGTTTTCATCTCCACCCAATCAGTAATATGAGGTTAACCTCTTATAGCCAAAAACTCTTCTACACTTTCTTAATAAAGTTGAGCAGTAccattaagttttatttttacacacCTCACCCTCCTATTCTCAAAAGAGTATACCAGTCAAAGAATTGATTCATGTCACGAATCTACTTATCAAAGATTCACAAGTCAAGGTGACCCTTAAAGTCAGGGTTTCTACCTTGATACGTCTCATGACTCGATCATCACGGTTATCAAAGTCGTGGTGACCCTGATTGTGGTTATATTGGTGGTTCGTAAGATGAATTGACCTCTAGTAGTAATTGTTGAAATGTTCACTTTTCTTAGGCTCATCAAAGTCATTGTGACCCTAGTAGCGATTATGTTGGCGGTTCCTACGGggcattgattttttatgattccTACGGTTATTATTAGAATGCTCACTTTCACTAGACGATCttatttataaggttttatCTGAGTGGATATTTTGTTCATATCAGCTCGAATCAGTTGTAATACTTTTGAATATcccttaaaatattattagatatcGAGTCCATATGGTAGCTATGAGTTCTAGATTGTTTACTAGACAACTACTCCGTAAATACATGCATTATTAATCCTAAGACTATGATTGAGATCACAAATGATACTTGTAAGtaaaacacaatataaaattaaactagaaaaataagtAAGTAGTCTAAATACACGCAATTAGTTCAACACTGTGTTCCAATTTCCTCCACAAATTTAGCCATGATCAGCAATCAATTAAGAGTACTGGGTGTCGGATGTTCAatgtaaatgaataaataagtCAAAAATTAAAGTAGCTCAAGTTGCATGATGAGCTGTATATTTATGTGCAAgcaccaaaaaataatatcaatctTAATTATGGTTAACAAGCGCAAAAAAACATATCAGGCATTATGATATTCATTGGTTAAAGAAGTTTGTAGACCAAATTCTAATAGGAATACGCTGGAATTTAATGCAGCTGACGTGGCAGAGACAACTTACGTGGTGATGGCTACTGACTTGTCGATGACATGGCGCTGGTGTGGCAGAGGCTGCTGCCGCTGGACTAGTGAATTAATCTGCCTTGATAGACTGTTGTTGTCGGTGTAAAAGGGGCAAATGTGTTGATGTTGCTTGCGGCGGCTGTGCAAGGAAGCGTCGTCGTCTTCATCTGCTGTGCAGCCACTGTTGTGATCGGCAATCTACTGCTGGGTGATGGAACTGTTACTGGCGGCTGCACAAGAAGGCGCCGTCGTCGTCAACTATTGTGTTGAGGCTGGGATCGGTTGCCGCGTGGTCGTGGCTGACAGAGGAATTGGTGTTTGAAGATGAAcaatggatattttttttcccgacTGTAAACAGAAagataaaggatttttttttaatcaattctaGGTAAAGTTGATTATGATTCGATACAGGTTTTAATAAATcgattaattatagaaaaattaaaagtctGGTACTGACATCAcggaataataaataaaagaaaaataaaagtagggaaagaaaaaaaaacaggaattaaaagcaaggaaagaaaaacgagaaagaagagagaatttaaataattaattagtgatTTTTACTCATACcttaaaattatatgaagagaaatatataaatagaaaatcattcaatcaattaaaattatcaaacataaataacttaaatatataaaataaaaacaataaaacatattcATAAGTTTATAATGGGTGTCATCGAGATTTTGATAACGATGacaatttaaagtattttttacttaaaaatatattaaaataaaaaaaaatatattttaaatttattttaatatcaatacatcaagacaatctaaaaacataaaaaatattttttaaaaatatatttaaaattaaaaaaaataataatttacaccACATTTCCAATCACATCACACCCTCAATctctaactaaaaaaaaataacaggcgGGCCATCATTCATCAACTTGATCTACTGATATACATACTATTATAATTTGTGATGTGGATATTGTGTCACCGCCTTTGCCTTAACTTTAACTTTACTTTAACGTGGATAATCAATATCTCATAAAAGAGAAGACAAGCGGGCGTGGGAGCATTCGATGCCTTTTTTCTAAGCTTCACAGAGCCCGAAAACAAAAACGGATAGACatgcatttctttctttttttaaaaaaaaaaacagaaaagcatAGAAATCTTTGGAATCCATGAATTGTGACCGTGTCAACTATCAAGTCTTAATTCAAGATATTACAATTATCTATACGGTGATTTagtgataaaaatttatttttttataattttaaattcaaatcatgtggttgctaatatgatggtcactaaaaagttatatgatcgttaatttcagggcccgtgaaattagtcgaggtatgtgCAAGCTGGCCTGGACACCAGCTAAATGGGTAACATCATCAACGAAGCTTTCATCAAAACAGCTATGGATAATGACCCATATTCGGTTAAACCGCCTCTTAGTCTGTTCGTGGAGCTTTAGATTTCTCAAAATTTCTAAGGAAcccattttaaataaatcaagatgataataaaaaaaccatcagaGCAGGTTTTTTAAGAAACtggtttttctaaaatattttctaacacaaCTTTAGGAAGATATTGAGATTTTACGACAacatttgttattttctttcacTCGCCGTGATCCGACTGCCAAAACGAGATGAGAAGCTATTTTCAGAAGTAACTtatctttgttgttgttgttatttatttaaatcttgtTGCATTGAGTACCATTTAAGCGAAGCGTGCCTTTATGCACAATCAATCAAAGAATAGCATTAAGGATTAAGTTGGGATTTCAACAGTAAGGAAACTAGCATGGCTACAAATTGGGATCGATCACCCGTTTGGGTGaggaatttaaaattaactccaAACAGGAACTCCAGTCACAACTCCACTGTAATAGTTTTGTTGATGACCCACAGGGACTCCCAGAGCAGGCTGCTGCCAAGACGATGAACACCCATACCCACTTGGGTTCTTCGTCGCCGACGGACACACAGAATCTACTGGCATCTTGACTCTAGCCGAAACATTAATGACTCCATTCCTTCCACCACTTGAGTCCCTCAAACGGTAACTCAAGAAATGCAGATGATTCTCTGGCGTATAATCTCCCAGTATGTCAGAAATTGGAAGACTTGCTGTGCCAATAACTCTGTCACCTGAACTAGTCTTGCATTTCACTTCAAGGCTTATAAAACGAGTCTGAAATGGAATGTCTAGGGTAAGCTTCTCGTTCCATGAAGGGTTGCTGCCTCCTTCAAAATCAGCTTTGGTTGATCCGGAGTTAAGAGGGCTGGCTCTGGCAATAACGTAAGTACCTTTTTTCACGGATTTGCGATCCAGGCGTAGGTTTTCTGCGGATAAGACTGTGACTTCTACAGTGCGAGAAGCCTTATGACCTTGCTTGTCCATATGGAAGAATGAAGAGAATCGCAAGAGATTCGATTAACTTTCTGGCGTGTAAGAGCAAGTATGTATGATTTATGCTTGAGTTTTGGAAACTGAAACAATTGCTGGTACATAGAAACTGATGGCGTTTTTATAACGAGGGAGAAAGGAAGTTTGCTAGAAAGAAGACAGAAAGAGAGACGTTTCTTCTATCAAAGAGTTGTCTTCGCATGACTGGTCCACCAGACCAAATAGTTTTACCCAACCTCTATTTGGAACGCAATTGCGCAATCATACCGAAGAAGGTGCATTTAAAAGCTTGACCCTTTCCTCTTCCTTGGGTATGGATCTTGGAACCCACCTCCGTCGGTTCCTACAAAGATTCAATATCTTATGCGAAGGGTTTGGTCAGTATGCCCTTAtagttgatttgattttgagac harbors:
- the LOC7496940 gene encoding BON1-associated protein 2 — its product is MDKQGHKASRTVEVTVLSAENLRLDRKSVKKGTYVIARASPLNSGSTKADFEGGSNPSWNEKLTLDIPFQTRFISLEVKCKTSSGDRVIGTASLPISDILGDYTPENHLHFLSYRLRDSSGGRNGVINVSARVKMPVDSVCPSATKNPSGYGCSSSWQQPALGVPVGHQQNYYSGVVTGVPVWS